DNA sequence from the Butyricimonas faecalis genome:
ATTTTAGTTGTTTATAGAATAGCGGGTGAATGACCTGCCACAGTACGATTCCGGCGGTGACGGATATATTGAATGAATGTTTTGTCCCGAATTGGGGAATCTCGATGCAGTCATCTGAAAGATCAACGACCTCCTGTTGCACGCCTTTCACCTCGTTCCCGAAGATAAAAGCGTATTTTTTTCCACTTTCGATGGCGAATTGCTCCAGGGAAATACTATTTTCCACTTGTTCCACAGACAGGATCATGTACCCCTCGTTTTTCAATGCCTGGACGGCGTCGGTCGTTTCCTCGAAATATTCCCAGGCCACGCTTTCTTCCGCTCCGAGGGCTGTTTTGTGTATTTCCCGGTGGGGTGGTGTCGCTGTGATACCGCAAAGGTATATCTTGGAAAGCCGGAAGGCGTCGGACGTGCGGAACACGGAACCGATATTGTTTAAACTGCGCACGTTGTCCAGTACGACCACGATGG
Encoded proteins:
- a CDS encoding RNA methyltransferase; its protein translation is MSRKLLNEELNRLTTEEYKDAEKLPIVVVLDNVRSLNNIGSVFRTSDAFRLSKIYLCGITATPPHREIHKTALGAEESVAWEYFEETTDAVQALKNEGYMILSVEQVENSISLEQFAIESGKKYAFIFGNEVKGVQQEVVDLSDDCIEIPQFGTKHSFNISVTAGIVLWQVIHPLFYKQLK